One Helianthus annuus cultivar XRQ/B chromosome 12, HanXRQr2.0-SUNRISE, whole genome shotgun sequence genomic region harbors:
- the LOC110895147 gene encoding uncharacterized protein At4g28440: MATTNSHAQSSSTPAKPALRKPVFIKVGDLKPETAGLTLIAKVLSSEIVLQKGLVASASSNVRNVRIAECLVGDETGTILFTARNHQVDLMKPGTSVIIRNGKIDMFKGSMRLAVDKWGRIEVTDSVTFEVKEDNNLSLMEYELVNVAE, translated from the exons ATGGCTACCACCAACTCGCACGCTCAAAGCTCATCAACTCCGGCCAAACCGGCGCTTCGAAAGCCGGTTTTTATCAAAGTCGGTGACCTGAAACCGGAAACTGCCGGTCTAACGCTCATCGCAAAGGTTCTTAGTTCTGAAATTGTGTTGCAGAAGGGGCTTGTTGCGTCAGCGTCTTCTAATGTTCGTAATGTTCGTATAGCTGAGTGTCTTGTTGGTGATGAAACCGGTACTATACTTTTTACTGCTCGTAATCATCAAG TTGATCTTATGAAACCTGGTACCAGTGTCATCATTCGAAATGGAAAGATCGACATGTTCAAGGGGTCGATGAGGCTTGCAGTTGACAAGTGGGGTCGTATCGAAGTAACTGATTCTGTCACTTTTGAAGTCAAAGAGGACAACAATCTGTCGTTGATGGAGTATGAGCTCGTAAATGTTGCTGAGTAG